gCTACAGGTCCCATGGCCATGGGGAGCGCAGCCAccccgggaggaggaggagggtgctGGGGAGCTCCCACCTTCACAGAAGAACATGTCCCAGACACGCAGGACGGAGCTCCAGGGCAGCGTGCGGGAGAAGGCGCACATGAACCACTCCGTCATGTACAGGATGGGGTCGATCTTTTGCTTGCTCAGGTGCTTGTAGGCCACAGGTGAGACCTTGTGCAGCAGTGAGAAGAGGATCTGTCCGTCCAGCTGGATGGCTTCCTGCAGAGACAGGGACCAGCACCCAGTGaatgctccagccctgggatcagcccccagtgcccagccccagcaggggcAGCCAACCTCCACATCTGGtatgagagcagagctgtgtcccaCGGATACTACACTGAGGGAGCCATCCTTGAACATAGAATGCTTCTGGGAGCCACGGAACAGGGAGACTGTGGGAATACCCAGCACCTCCCCAgaccccttctttcccctgggtAAGGAGCTGGACAAGTTTTTAGCCTGGAGATGCAGAATTGTGGAATGGTTTGcgttggaaaggaccttcaaaCTCATCTCACTCCACCCCATTGCCATGtggcaccttccactatcccaggctgctccaagccctgtccaacctggcctggaacactccAGGGATAGGGCGGCCACAACTGCTCTcggcaccctgtgccagggcctcatcaccctcccagggaagaatttttttccagtatcccatccatccctgccctctggcagtggaagccattccctgtgtcctgtccctccagcccttgtccccagtccctctccagctctcctggagcccctttaggccctgccaggggctctgagctctccctggagccttctcctctccaggtgagcacccccagctctcccagcctggctccagagcagaggggctccagctcTCAGAGCAGCTCCACGGTTTCCTCTGGACTGGCTCCAGAAGTtccaggtccctcctgtgctgggccccagggctggggctgcactgcaggtggggtctcacctgagtggggcagaggggcagaattcccccctcccctgctgcccatcaGCCCAGGACACAAGGCCAAGGCATGGCCATCTCTCACCAACCAAcatccccaagtccttctccccagggctgctctggatccCTTCATCCCCAGCCCAGACTGATCCTGGGGGTTGCCCCAACCCAGGTGCAGGATCTTGCAGGTCCCTACTGCTGCTGAAAGCACCATGAGCCCTTCACTCACCAGTTTCTCGCTGTAGTAGCCGGGAAGGTACTTCTCACAGATCTGCACCAGGCACCAGAATGCTTGCTGCAAGCCAAGGGACAGCGGGTGAGCACCCAGAGGACGTCCCTGCggccccctccctgctcccagggaccACGGGAGAGggtgggaggcagcagagcaccCCTGGGGCACTTTGGGTTGCCCTGAGCCGGGCACCCCACTCATCAGCACCCCCCTACAGCATCCCACACCCTCCAGAAGGTGCCAGCCGTCCCCTGAGTGGCGTGCCCGTACCTCGGCTGGCATGTGCATGAGCAGGACGGCGGCGATGGGCGCCTGGGCCTGGCAGTACCCCTCCTCCGGGCGGTACAGCGTGTACGCCTTCAGCACCCGGAACAGGTCCTGCTGCCTGCGGAGACACCCGGGCACACGGCATGGATGTGGCCCAGCAGCCTTCCCTGTGCATCCCAGGCACGAGGCTGGGTCAGTCCCAGCTGGCAGCCCTTTCCCAGACAAacccagagctctgggaagcCCTGCCCACAGAGTGCAGATCCTGCCTGGATCTGGGAGGGGAAGCATGGAGACAACCATCCGGCCCACAGGTGAGCCATGGACAGGAGGGACCCAGCTGCAAGCACAGGGGCACAGATGCTCCCCAACACAGTGGGAGCAGCATTTTCCTGGTGAAATGGAGACTGCAGGCTGTcacctgctccctctgccctcctgccaTGGCAATTCACAACCCACCGGGTGTCAGAGCTTGTCTGAGCCATCCTGTTTTCAGTCAGTGGATGCTCTGTGACTGTGGAGTATAGGGAACGTTGGAGGAATGGGGAGGACACCGGGGACACGAGTGTGGCTCCATGAGCTGCGATAGACAGTGCCCACCCCAtccacagacacacagcagctccacatACCCATGGCCTCCCCGTGAGACGAACATCTCATGGAAGGGGAACTGCCGATGGAGATCCCGCTCGATCACATCCAGCCACTTCGGATCTCCTGTGAGGAGGTCCAGTTCCTGGGGAGGGGAAGATTGGGGTGAGCAACAACACCTTTGACACCCCCTCAAGATGTCTGAGATCCCACCATACCCCCAAGCCCGAGCAGCAGGTGGTGCAGGAGGGTCCCTGGCAGGACTCACATCAAACTTGCCCATGTTCTGCTCCAGCTTGACCTTGCTCCCAGAGAGGTACTGCCAGGCACGGCCCCGCAGCGAGGGCGGGATCCCCTTCTGGCACCGCAGCCGGATCTGCGGGAGAGACACAGCTGTCACGGGAAAATCACGGAGCACTGGGAAACAAAGACACTCCTGGGGCAAGGTGGGAGCCAGGCCAGCACCACGGCCACAGGCTGGtcccctgctgcttcccaaacaAGAAAATGTGTCCCTCAGTGCCCGGGATGCAGGAAAGGCAGTCAAGGCTGCACCAGCAGCACGAGGGAGCTGCCAGAGGCCCAGCAGAGGCTTTGTGGCTTGCAAACAGCTCCAAACAAGCCTGGCACTGCCTCAAAGCCagatcctgctgggagctggaaaagcaaacaTTGGAGCCAAGGTGGGAAGCAGGTGGCTCTGTCCACATGGGAAGCACTGAGGACTCAAGGGAGGCTCCCCAGCCCCCAGTCCAGACCCCCACTCCCCCATGGGGACATAGAAAGCAGGGATGTGCACTCTGACGAGTGTCTCAGCCTTTCCAcctgctcagcctgggcagAAGGGCAGGTCTGCTCTTATCTCCATGCATGGCCAGATCCTGAGGCCCCTGGGGCCAGCTCCATGCCCACGGTTTCCCGTGCCTCTGCTTTCCTTGGCACTGGGCACCAGCCAGGACCAAAGTCCAGGCGAGGCAGTCGGTGCCTGCCCTGCGTGGGGAGCTGAGCCAGCTTAGCCCTGGTGCTGCCTGCACCAGCAGGGACCAAAACGGAGCgcccaaaatcccaccccaactccacagcagcagctccaaatcacagaaccatggaacggtttgggttggcaGGGACATTAAAGGtcatcccattccatgggcagggacacctcccactgtcccaggctgctccaagccccagtgtccagcctggccttgggcactgccagggatccaggggcagccacagctgctctgggcaccctgtgccaggccctgcccaccctgccagggaacaattcctgcccaatctcccatccagccctgccctctggcactggaagccattccctgtgtcctgtccctccatgccttgtccccagtccctctgcagctctcctggagcccctttaggccctgccaggggctctgagctctccctggagctttctcttatccaggtgagcacccccaactctcccagcctggctccagatcagaggggctccagcccttggagcagctccatgacCTCCTCTGGACTTACTCCTTCAGCTCCACATCCCTCTATGTCCTTCTCTCCACAGTCCTCAGCCAGGGCATGCAGCAAAGTGGGCCCCACAAGCCTGGTGCTTTCAGCACAGTCACCCCCTGCAACACCCTACAAAACCCCAGCACAACCTCCACTCCTCATGTCCCCGCTCAGATGGCAcatgccagcagtgccagggctctgAGAGCAGTGGCCAACAGCTCCCAAATTCTCCCCAAGCCtctcctgccagcccagggctgtgtttCACTGTTTGCTGGAGCAACTGGGGAGCAGGTGGTTGTTTCCAAGCACAGGACCATCACCTCCCCAGGGGCTTTGCTGCTCCCTCACTGGTTGTTTACACGGTGCCTTTGTGCTGGCAGGAAACACAGCGGACGATGCCCAGGGCTGCCGTGGGCAGCTCCATGGCTGCTGAGAGCTCCCATTTCCAGCCAGCTCCCCTTCCTGCTGACTGAGCTGCCAGGAAGGAAACCGCCTCGCTGGGTTTTGGTTGGGCAGCCCCTCCAGCTGGCTGGGCCCAAGCAGCTCATCCCCTTGGTCCCACATGGGGTCCTGCTGTCACCCCCGCGATCCCACCGTGATCTTCCAGGGACTGGGAGTGTGTCTGGGCTGAGGGAAGCTGAAAACAAGGTGAAGTCAGAGTGCTGCTCATGCTGGgagagcagtgggagctgcccACCCACATGTCTGCCCTCCTTCCAGCACGcggtgctggcacagctcagcaccaTGAAGGATGTGGGGTCAGGCTCCGCTGGGATCGGGGCCAGGCAGGGAGCGTTTTGGGATGCTGGAGTGCTGCAGGTGTGAGCAAGCCCGGCAGGAGCTGGCCCAGGCATCCCTGGGCTGCCTGCCAACCCTGGCGAGGCAGCCAGAAAAGTACTGGGGTTTTTCAGAGGCTCACGGAGctcccccagagcagcagggacctGCACCAAGCAGGCTCCTGCCAGACCAAAGATAGTTGAcagcatccaaggccaggccTGGCAgccttccctgagcagccccagggatcCAGTCACAGAAGCAGCATTCTGGAGCAGCCTCTCCAAAGCTCCAGGCACAGATTTTTGCTGCAGGACAGACTATACAGCACATCAGCCCCATGGAGACTCCAAGAGGCTCGGCCCAAGCACAAGGGAGTTGCtgtggctggcacagggctgctggagcactCACCCCATCCTGGAGGGCAGCCTGTGGCACACGGCCGGAGAGTGGCAGAAACTGCCCCTGGAACAAAGCGCCCGCCTGCCGTGGCCCAGAAAACTCTCCCAAATCCTTTAGGAGCAGCCAAGAAACAGATGAGGGATTCCGGTGTCATTCACCAGGCACTGAGTAGGGACAGCGCTCTGGGCACATGCCGGCAGCCTCACTGCTCCCAGAAGACACACAGCAGCAACCCTGGACTTGCTGCATCCCAATTCCCACCTCATCTGCAGGCTCAGGGGATCAGGGAGCACCAGCAAACTAAGCCATGGAGCCAGCACACCAGGAGCATCCCAGGGACCCCAGTTCGCAGACCAGTGTCACGCGCACCAGGCTCAAACATTTCCTACATGGAGCTTTTTTTGGTCTGCAAGACACTCAGAACAGAAGTTTCCATGAGCAAACAATTCCCATGGCTGCCTGCAGGCAGCCAAAGAAGCCCTAGGAAGGCAGGAAAGAGTTGGAGGCAGAAGTGGGCTGGCTTGGGACCACTCAGCCCCCCCAAACTccagtttccaaggggaatgAACAGCCCATTCAAGCCAACAGCATCATCCAAAGGCATATAGACTTTGGGGAGGGAATCACACGACACCAGGCTGCACCAAAGGGACACCACTGTGCCTGGCTGTCCCTTGCTGCCACCTCCCAGAGGGGACACGGCTGTAACTTACCTTCTTGTGTTTCTTGGCCATCCATTTGTCCCAGTTGTTGAGCATATCCAGCCACTTGGACTCCCGCTGCCGGAGCACCTCCAAGGGCACCTCCTCCAGCCTGTGGGACCAGGAGGAAGAGGCCAGTCAGTGGTGTCTGGCTCTCCATATGGTGCTGAGCCCCATGGCCTCCCGAGCACCCTGGGTGCCCCCATGCCCAGGTGGCTGCACTCCTCAAGGCTCAGGACACGCTCGGCAGCACCGGCGTTTCGGCAGCTGCCGGAAGCGCTCGCCACCCGTGAGTGAAGTCActgcaccagcacagcagctcaaaTCTCTCGGGAGCAGCCTGCACTGCACACACCAtgtgctgcagcatccccagggaCACGCCAGGAAAGCGAGGGATGAGCGAGACCTGATTCCtgtggcaggggctggctgcACACGGACAGAGCCAGGGCCATAAGCATCGTGTcatcacacagctccagccacacCGTGCTCCCAATGCCTGGCGCTGCTCCAGGCCCGGCGCCGAGCCCGGACCAGGGTCCTTTAGGAGGGAGGGGAGTGTTTTCCAGAAACAGCTCAGCCTAGCCAGGGAATCTGATTTAACCCTGCTGAGGCAGGGGGGATACTGCTGTGATGCCAAAGCCGGCACCATGGCCTCCCACCCCCTATGGCACCACATCTGCAGAGATGGGTGACAGGCAGCTCGGGCAGGCCCAGGCAAGGACACCCAAGGGGAGCAGACACTCCTTCAAGCCATCAGTGAAGACTCGATGccttcccaggctctgctccacaCTGTCCTGTGGCCATGCTAATCTCAGGAAGAGTCAGATCCTTCCTGAGGACCCGAGGACAGTGGCCTGGCGCTGAGCATCCTCCAACACCCAGCCCCACTACAGGACATGCAGGCCCTGTCTCCTCTCTCCGAATTCTGAGCCGGAAAGCGAGCGGCGTGGCGAGTCCAGGGCCGCATtcagctggcagcactgccctgtgccctgcccagcccttccccGCCGAGTCCCACCCACCGCAGAGGGTCGGACGGGGCGAGCGCGATTGTTCCGAGAGCAAACCCGCTCCCAAAGGATCTGCTTTGCTtggctcccctccctccccagcacggCCAGGCATGGCCGGCAGCTCCCCAGTCCGGCACGGGGACGGAGGCAGCGCTGGCCTCCGGCCGGGCTCCGCGAGGCGTGGGAAGCTCGGGAGCGCGGGACGCTGGATACAGGAGCTGGCTGTGGGCCTGCTggagccctgccagcacagacTGGAAGCTGTTCCCAGCTGATGGCTGCTTGGCAGCGGGCAGGGAGCGAGGACCGGCTGCATTTCATATGGCCCAGGCGGGAGGGCGGGGGCACTCCAGGCGGGCAAGTGACAGGATGCCCTATGCCAGGAATGCGCCCCTCTGCATGCACACTGTGGGTGACATCCCCACAGCTCGGCCCTTCGCCGTACCCTCAGACCCTCCGTGGATGCTGGGACGTGCCCTTCCTGTGCTTCCCCTCCCACTAGAGCAATCCCAACTctgccagccacagcaggaGGTCATGTATTCCCTTCATCTGCTCCTGGACAGACAGTgagccaaaaaaacccttgagCAGGACACGACTGGGCCCCAGCACATCTGtggggtgctgcaggaggcTCAGTCCCCAGAGACTGCAGCCACCACACTGTCAGCACGCTTGGGAGCAGCCACTACCCTCCAGCACCACGACCTTCATTCAGagttgctgctgcctgctgcagggccagggacagccacaggaATGACAGCCAGGACAAGCATCCCCTAAATGTGGTGTGTGGCCAGGACAGGGTGCAGCATCACGGGAAGGAGAGGTCACACCACTCCTGCAGTGCTGAGAGGCAAGGTTTATCACCCGGAGCGATGCACCTTGCCCAGCGCCAACATTCCAACCTCCAGCACCTTTTCACCCCACAGACCCACCCAGTAACACCCACAGGCTATGGGGGGTAAACACTGTTCCTCACAgtcagggaaactgaggcacaggtgCCAGAGAACTCAGGTGTGCAAAAGGCAAAAAGCCCGCTCCAGGCGATGtcccagcaggagaggagctggctgcCACGCGCTGCTCCCACTGCCATGCTGACTTTCTCTGGGCGTTGCTGTGAAAGCAGGGCCAGGAAGGCAAACACCAAACACGCTGCCGAACCAGCCTGACAGCAACAGCACATTCCTGGGTGTCAGCACCGCCCTGGGGCCCAGCACCTCGGGTTAGCCTCACTTCCTCCAAGGGTTTCCTCCAGTGAGTGGGGGTGACTACGGCACCTTTGCCAGCACTGCCAACAAGGGGTCCTTGGTAGGACACCACAGCCTGGCCTCCTTGGCTTGACAGAGGCCAAAAGTCCACTGGAATCAGCGCCTGGAGCTGACCAGACACTGACCTCggtgtgctggcagctcccggAACCCAAATGGGGTGGACACCACTTCCCATTCATTCCCCCTCTTCAGAGGGAGATGAGAGAGCTGGAACAGCTTTTAGGACTCTTCACAGAGCCATCAAAacatcatggaatggtttggggtggaaggcaTCTTAAAGCTTATCCAGTGccacccttgccatgggcagggacaccttcctctgtcccaggctgctccaagccccatccaactggccttggacactgccagggatccaggggcagccacagcttctctgggcaccccgtgccagggcctcagcaccctcacagggaacgATTTCTTCCCAGTTCCCACCTATCCCTACCCTCTGACAGAAGGAAACCATTCCTCCTTATCCTGTCACTCCAGGTCCTTGTCCAAAGTCGGGAGTCCAGCTTCCCTTGCAGCCCCTTTcggcactggaagaggctctaAGCTCTGCtcggagccttctcttctccaggctgaacacccgCAACTCTCCCATCCTTACTCCCTTGTTCAGGTCCCGGCCGCTGCGGCCTCCGCCACGGGCACGAACCATGCCTGACACCGGTGCCGGGCGGCCCCGCGCCCATCCCGGGGGCGGCTGGGACAAACCCCCCGGGGCGGGGAGAGCCGcggccggcccggcccagccccagGCCCGGCCCTGCGGGGGCCGAGCGGCCGAAGCGGACTGGGCCGGGCCTGGGGCGGCTCCTCTGCGCCTCGACGCCCCAGTCCCCCCCCGGCCCCTCACGGCcacggccccggcccccccTCACGGCCCCCACTCACGTCCCCTCGGCGCCGCGGCTACCAACGATGAAGCCGAACTTATCGACGCGCCGCTCCTCGGGGCCGCCGCCGTTGATCTCGGAGTCGGAGCCGAGCGAGCTAAGCTCATCGCCGCCAGGGTCGGCGAGGCTCTCGCGGGTGCCCGCCAGGCTGCGCCCGCCGGGCGAGCTgggcccgccgcccccgcggcTCTTGGCCATGGCGGCGCCTcagcggcggcgcggccgctcCGCCATGCCGGGACACGGCGGCGGCCACGCCCCGCCCCGGCCACGCCCCCTCGCTGCTCCACCATTGGGCGGGAGCAGGGACTCGACCAATCAACCTCCAGGGTTGCGGAGAGGAGAGCCCGCCTCCGAAGCTGATTGGTCGA
This window of the Hirundo rustica isolate bHirRus1 chromosome 17, bHirRus1.pri.v3, whole genome shotgun sequence genome carries:
- the TBC1D10A gene encoding TBC1 domain family member 10A, whose amino-acid sequence is MAKSRGGGGPSSPGGRSLAGTRESLADPGGDELSSLGSDSEINGGGPEERRVDKFGFIVGSRGAEGTLEEVPLEVLRQRESKWLDMLNNWDKWMAKKHKKIRLRCQKGIPPSLRGRAWQYLSGSKVKLEQNMGKFDELDLLTGDPKWLDVIERDLHRQFPFHEMFVSRGGHGQQDLFRVLKAYTLYRPEEGYCQAQAPIAAVLLMHMPAEQAFWCLVQICEKYLPGYYSEKLEAIQLDGQILFSLLHKVSPVAYKHLSKQKIDPILYMTEWFMCAFSRTLPWSSVLRVWDMFFCEGVKIIFRVGLVLLKHTLGSSDKLKSCQGQYETMERLRALSPKIMQEAFLVQEVIELPVTERQIEREHLIQLKKWRETHGELQCKSPPRLHGAKAISEAEPAPRKALEPVPSIIVSPGPAPVPKARKSKEKSRDKGPASPANGPEAEGNGAPGTTRELLHPQVSPHHQSKESLSSRESEDTYL